The following coding sequences lie in one Phragmites australis chromosome 8, lpPhrAust1.1, whole genome shotgun sequence genomic window:
- the LOC133926551 gene encoding amino acid transporter AVT1I-like: MDNNSPPKSGTGFFKTCFNGVNALSGVGILSIPYALSQGGWLSLLIFLTIAIICFYTGILLQRCIDSSSLVKTYPDIGELAFGRKGKIIVAIFMYLELYLVAIDFLILEGDNLEKLFPNANFHVAGLKIGSKQGFVLIFSLLVLPTTWLRSLNMLAYVGLGGVLASVILIASVLGVGALDGVGFHEKGVLVNWSGIPTAMSLYAFCFSGHAVFPMIYTSMRYRKTFHTVLLICFIICTLGYGLMGVIGYLMYGESLRSQVTLNLPSKNIGSNIAIYTTLVNPFTKFALLITPIAEAIEYRLHVGKHRTVSVLVRTALVVSTTIVALALPFFACVVALTGSFLSSTVTMLLPCICYLKISSRTSRKLGLELIVCLGIIMTGLGIIVVGTYSSLKQIVHSF; the protein is encoded by the exons ATGGACAACAATAGTCCTCCAAAGTCTGGGACAGGCTTCTTCAAAACGTGTTTCAATGGAGTTAATGCTCTATCAG GGGTTGGAATATTATCCATTCCATATGCATTGTCTCAAGGAGGATGGCTGAGCTTACTTATTTTCTTAACCATAGCAATAATCTGTTTCTATACTGGGATTCTCCTACAGAGATGTATAGACTCTAGCTCACTTGTTAAGACCTATCCTGATATAGGTGAGCTAGCTTTTGGCCGGAAAGGAAAAATCATCGTAGCAATATTCATGTACCTGGAGCTGTACCTAGTTGCTATCGATTTCTTGATATTAGAAGGTGACAACTTGGAGAAATTATTTCCAAATGCCAACTTCCATGTTGCCGGACTCAAGATTGGAAGCAAGCAAGGGTTTGTGTTGATTTTCAGCCTGCTTGTTTTACCAACGACATGGCTTCGGAGcttgaacatgcttgcatacgTCGGTCTCGGTGGAGTCCTGGCTTCTGTCATTCTAATTGCCTCTGTTCTGGGGGTTGGAGCACTTGATGGTGTTGGCTTTCATGAGAAAGGTGTGCTTGTCAACTGGTCTGGTATTCCAACTGCTATGAGCTTGTATGCATTCTGTTTCAGTGGCCATGCTGTTTTCCCCATGATATACACCAGCATGAGATACAGAAAAACGTTCCATACA GTGTTGCTCATCTGCTTCATTATCTGCACTCTTGGCTACGGGCTGATGGGTGTCATTGGATACTTGATGTATGGTGAATCGTTAAGGTCCCAGGTGACGCTCAATCTTCCATCAAAGAATATTGGCTCCAACATCGCAATCTACACGACGCTGGTCAATCCGTTCACCAAGTTTGCGCTACTGATCACTCCGATCGCAGAGGCTATCGAGTATAGGCTTCATGTTGGAAAGCACAGAACCGTCAGCGTCTTGGTCAGGACGGCCTTGGTCGTCAGCACAACCATTGTAGCACTTGCTCTGCCGTTCTTCGCCTGCGTCGTCGCACTTACTGGCTCGTTCCTCAGCAGCACGGTCACGATGTTGCTGCCTTGTATTTGCTACCTGAAGATCAGCTCAAGGACTTCCAGGAAGCTGGGGTTGGAGCTGATAGTTTGCCTGGGTATTATCATGACCGGGCTGGGGATTATTGTGGTAGGCACATACAGTTCACTGAAACAGATTGTTCATAGCTTTTGA